One window of Brachybacterium ginsengisoli genomic DNA carries:
- a CDS encoding amino acid ABC transporter permease: protein MSTSSATQVLFDAPGPKGRRRILLLSILSVVLIAALLAGALWQFHANGQLDPNKWVVYLRADYLAFLGQGLWGTLKVTALAAVVAFPFGLLLALARMSRLRLLSAVAITWIEFFRGIPMLLVVYAFLLALPAFGVTFPRFWMLVVPMILVSSAATAEVFRAGIRAVDKGQHEAADAIGLSRRDSLLYVILPQAVRLVLPSLILALVTLLKDSTLGYVVSYNELQFQGKTLVSITRYLVQTYLVVSVIYIVINLLLTRLALALDARMKKRAAAS, encoded by the coding sequence ATGAGCACTTCCTCAGCCACGCAGGTCCTCTTCGACGCCCCGGGCCCGAAGGGGCGACGACGCATCCTGCTGCTCTCGATCCTCAGCGTGGTGCTCATCGCGGCGCTGCTCGCGGGGGCGCTGTGGCAGTTCCACGCCAACGGGCAGCTGGACCCGAACAAGTGGGTCGTCTACCTCCGCGCCGACTACCTCGCCTTCCTCGGCCAGGGCCTGTGGGGCACCCTCAAGGTCACGGCCCTCGCGGCGGTGGTCGCCTTCCCCTTCGGCCTGCTGCTCGCGCTGGCGCGGATGTCCCGCCTGCGCCTGCTGAGCGCGGTCGCGATCACCTGGATCGAGTTCTTCCGCGGCATCCCGATGCTGCTGGTGGTCTACGCGTTCCTGCTGGCGCTGCCCGCCTTCGGCGTCACCTTCCCGCGGTTCTGGATGCTGGTGGTGCCGATGATCCTGGTCTCCAGCGCGGCCACCGCGGAGGTGTTCCGGGCCGGGATCCGCGCGGTGGACAAGGGCCAGCACGAGGCGGCCGACGCGATCGGGCTCAGCCGCCGCGACTCCCTGCTCTACGTGATCCTGCCGCAGGCGGTGCGCCTGGTGCTGCCCAGCCTGATCCTCGCCCTGGTCACCCTGCTGAAGGACTCCACGCTCGGCTACGTGGTCAGCTACAACGAGCTGCAGTTCCAGGGCAAGACGCTGGTCTCGATCACCCGTTACCTGGTGCAGACCTACCTCGTCGTCTCCGTGATCTACATCGTCATCAACCTCCTGCTCACCCGCCTCGCACTCGCGCTGGACGCGCGGATGAAGAAGCGCGCGGCGGCGAGCTGA
- a CDS encoding amino acid ABC transporter permease, producing MDAIRENLPLLLQGVGTTIALTLLGYAFALVLGTLLAVARVSPIPPLRGIATVYVEIFRNIPLLSLLILISFGLPDVGLLLPYFWCGVLGLTLSSAAFVCENVRSGINTVPIGHAEAARSIGLGFFGTLRWVVLPQAFRSMVQPLVNVFIGTVIGSALCSAIAVQEVTWVTQTLNIRYAQAVLMFLIAGAVYLVLSLGGAALGGVIERAVAPGRTRGAGSRPALDVTAGAQA from the coding sequence ATGGATGCCATCCGCGAGAACCTCCCCCTGCTGCTGCAGGGGGTCGGGACCACGATCGCGCTCACGCTGCTGGGCTACGCCTTCGCGCTGGTCCTCGGCACGCTCCTGGCCGTGGCCAGGGTCAGCCCGATCCCGCCGCTGCGCGGGATCGCGACGGTGTACGTGGAGATCTTCCGCAACATCCCGCTGCTGAGCCTGCTGATCCTCATCTCCTTCGGCCTGCCGGACGTGGGCCTGCTGCTGCCGTACTTCTGGTGCGGCGTGCTGGGGCTGACCCTCTCCTCGGCGGCGTTCGTGTGCGAGAACGTGCGCTCGGGCATCAACACCGTGCCGATCGGCCACGCGGAGGCGGCGCGGTCGATCGGGCTCGGCTTCTTCGGGACGCTGCGCTGGGTGGTGCTCCCGCAGGCCTTCCGCTCGATGGTGCAGCCGCTGGTCAACGTGTTCATCGGGACCGTGATCGGCTCGGCGCTCTGCTCCGCGATCGCGGTCCAGGAGGTCACCTGGGTGACCCAGACCCTGAACATCCGCTACGCGCAGGCGGTGCTGATGTTCCTCATCGCGGGCGCGGTCTACCTGGTCCTGTCCCTCGGCGGCGCCGCGCTCGGCGGCGTCATCGAGCGCGCGGTCGCCCCCGGCCGGACCCGCGGCGCCGGGTCCCGCCCCGCACTGGACGTCACGGCGGGAGCGCAGGCATGA
- a CDS encoding glutamate ABC transporter substrate-binding protein gives MTRTSFRPGRRAVVAAAAALPLAGLAACSSDTGEGPDLGGGGEGEEKAGSMADVLASGPVASEEAIAKSPWAQSIKEKDQLIRGGTVANQVFSLASTSGDQPTGFDAGITQLLAKYILGEGGEEKVEYIDTTVETRETLVQNGTVDCVIATYSITPERLEVIDFAGPYYLSGTAIQVRAEDKDTISGPDDLTGLKLVTQSNSTGVQAIEDNVTDPGDVQSLPDNESCVAALKQGRADAYVLDQGVLLGNSAADPDVVVVGEPFVDDPYGVGLSQEAEGALDLVNAFLKEIIDSGTWKSLWTATIGEVVDGEAPEPPVPGDLPA, from the coding sequence ATGACCCGCACCAGCTTCCGACCCGGCCGCCGCGCCGTCGTCGCCGCAGCCGCCGCCCTGCCCCTGGCGGGCCTCGCCGCCTGCTCCTCCGACACCGGTGAGGGCCCCGACCTCGGCGGCGGCGGCGAGGGCGAGGAGAAGGCCGGCTCGATGGCCGACGTCCTCGCCTCGGGCCCCGTCGCCTCCGAGGAGGCGATCGCCAAGAGCCCCTGGGCGCAGTCGATCAAGGAGAAGGACCAGCTGATCCGCGGCGGCACCGTCGCCAACCAGGTCTTCTCCCTCGCCTCCACCAGCGGCGACCAGCCCACCGGCTTCGACGCCGGGATCACCCAGCTGCTGGCGAAGTACATCCTGGGCGAGGGCGGCGAGGAGAAGGTCGAGTACATCGACACCACCGTCGAGACCCGCGAGACCCTGGTGCAGAACGGCACCGTGGACTGCGTGATCGCCACCTACTCGATCACCCCCGAGCGCCTGGAGGTCATCGACTTCGCCGGCCCGTACTACCTCTCCGGCACGGCCATCCAGGTGCGCGCGGAGGACAAGGACACGATCTCGGGCCCCGACGACCTCACCGGTCTCAAGCTCGTCACCCAGTCCAACTCCACCGGCGTCCAGGCCATCGAGGACAACGTCACCGATCCCGGCGACGTGCAGTCCCTCCCGGACAACGAGTCCTGCGTGGCCGCGCTCAAGCAGGGCCGGGCCGACGCATACGTCCTGGACCAGGGCGTTCTGCTGGGCAACTCCGCCGCGGACCCCGACGTGGTGGTGGTCGGCGAGCCCTTCGTCGACGATCCCTACGGCGTGGGCCTGTCCCAGGAGGCGGAGGGAGCGCTCGACCTCGTCAACGCCTTCCTGAAGGAGATCATCGACTCCGGCACCTGGAAGTCGCTGTGGACCGCCACGATCGGCGAGGTCGTCGACGGCGAGGCTCCCGAGCCGCCCGTGCCCGGCGACCTGCCGGCCTGA
- a CDS encoding amino acid ABC transporter ATP-binding protein, whose translation MDDSSTPASADGSGAPDTAAGAPDTAAGAPASAPGGASAGQASAAPVPKQIGEALISARGVDKFFGDFQALKNIDLDIHRGEVVALIGASGSGKSTLCRCLNRLETISAGEITIDGEKLPEEGKDLTRLRADVGMVFQSFNLFPHLKAIDNVTLGPRRVRGTAKAEADEQAMELLRRVGLEDKANSLPTALSGGQQQRVAIARALAMKPKALLFDEPTSALDPEVINEVLDVMTELAEQGMTMLVVTHEMGFARHVCDRVVYMDQGEIVEQGDPEAFFTAPESDRAKAFLSKILAH comes from the coding sequence ATGGACGACAGCAGCACGCCCGCCTCGGCCGACGGGTCCGGCGCCCCCGACACCGCCGCAGGCGCCCCCGACACCGCCGCAGGCGCCCCCGCGAGCGCTCCCGGCGGTGCCTCGGCCGGCCAGGCCTCCGCGGCCCCCGTGCCGAAGCAGATCGGCGAGGCCCTCATCTCCGCCCGCGGGGTCGACAAGTTCTTCGGCGACTTCCAGGCGCTGAAGAACATCGACCTGGACATCCATCGCGGCGAGGTGGTCGCGCTGATCGGCGCCTCCGGCTCCGGCAAGTCGACCCTGTGCCGCTGCCTGAACCGCCTGGAGACCATCTCCGCCGGCGAGATCACGATCGACGGCGAGAAGCTCCCGGAGGAGGGCAAGGACCTCACCCGCCTGCGCGCCGACGTGGGCATGGTGTTCCAGAGCTTCAACCTCTTCCCGCACCTCAAGGCGATCGACAACGTCACCCTCGGCCCGCGCCGGGTGCGCGGCACCGCCAAGGCCGAGGCCGACGAGCAGGCGATGGAGCTGCTGCGCCGCGTCGGCCTCGAGGACAAGGCGAACTCGCTTCCCACCGCGCTGTCCGGCGGCCAGCAGCAGCGCGTGGCAATCGCCCGCGCGCTGGCGATGAAGCCCAAGGCGCTGCTCTTCGACGAGCCCACGTCGGCCCTCGACCCCGAGGTGATCAACGAGGTCCTCGACGTCATGACCGAGCTCGCCGAGCAGGGCATGACCATGCTCGTGGTCACCCATGAGATGGGCTTCGCCCGGCACGTGTGCGACCGCGTGGTCTACATGGACCAGGGGGAGATCGTCGAGCAGGGCGATCCGGAGGCGTTCTTCACCGCGCCCGAGAGCGATCGCGCCAAGGCGTTCCTGTCCAAGATCCTCGCCCACTGA